One genomic region from Lentimicrobium sp. L6 encodes:
- a CDS encoding T9SS type A sorting domain-containing protein: MKWEYELDEQERPLIFRYYSSLPPNELELKNLSEYEYVETENQYIQKVFSLESPNWDTIFYGIRYYNNYFTAINEVETKEFELSPIPSSYQISLSSEHHFSQNIKYAIYSMSGNRLRQEKLNPSGIVEIKDLAAGHYLIKVYKPNGNTEVLKFQKLWVIHSFN, encoded by the coding sequence ATGAAATGGGAGTATGAATTAGATGAACAAGAACGTCCATTGATTTTCAGATATTATAGTAGCCTACCTCCAAATGAGTTGGAATTAAAAAACCTATCAGAATATGAATATGTAGAAACTGAAAATCAATACATCCAAAAAGTATTTAGTTTAGAATCACCAAATTGGGATACCATATTTTACGGAATAAGATATTATAATAATTACTTTACTGCTATTAACGAAGTAGAGACTAAAGAATTTGAGCTCAGTCCAATACCCTCCTCCTATCAAATCTCACTAAGTTCAGAACACCATTTTTCGCAAAATATCAAATATGCGATCTATAGCATGTCAGGAAATAGGCTAAGGCAAGAAAAGCTCAATCCTTCTGGGATTGTTGAAATCAAAGACTTAGCAGCTGGTCATTACTTAATTAAGGTATACAAACCCAATGGAAATACAGAAGTATTAAAATTCCAAAAACTCTGGGTAATTCACAGTTTCAATTAG
- a CDS encoding DEAD/DEAH box helicase translates to MSFNSLGLSWSLLDALEKNNFTESYPIQEQAIPAILKGNDILGIAKTGSGKTMAYVLPLLMNVDATKSKNRHIETLVLVPTRELAVQVREVFEQFKITLKERIKTLAVFGGVAINPQMKAMQNVDILIATPGRLLELVDNNALCLADVDTLVLDEADKMLNLGFQEEMKKILRMLPLDRQNLLFSATLSDDVSSFQKGLLKQPLVIKLVEDIHDVGLIDQTAYIVPTEKKGPLLRQLIKSKDMHQVLIFASSAYQAEHIADKLRRNAIHATAMHGKKSQNARTENLRKFKTGKLRVLVSTDLLARGIDIEFLPYVINYDLPRSPKDYIHRIGRTGRAESSGEAISFVTPEDEAHFKVIQKRMGKWVDLIDYKSIDLKGF, encoded by the coding sequence ATGTCATTCAATTCTTTAGGTTTATCATGGTCTTTGCTTGATGCACTAGAAAAAAATAATTTCACAGAATCTTATCCAATACAAGAACAGGCTATTCCGGCAATACTGAAAGGGAATGACATTCTTGGCATCGCGAAAACAGGCTCAGGGAAAACAATGGCTTATGTTCTTCCATTATTGATGAATGTGGATGCCACCAAGTCGAAGAATAGACATATCGAGACCCTAGTTCTCGTTCCAACTCGTGAATTGGCAGTGCAAGTGCGAGAGGTTTTTGAGCAATTTAAAATTACATTAAAGGAAAGAATCAAAACATTAGCAGTTTTTGGAGGGGTTGCCATCAATCCTCAAATGAAGGCCATGCAAAATGTGGATATTCTTATTGCAACTCCGGGTCGTTTACTTGAATTGGTGGATAATAATGCGCTTTGTCTTGCCGATGTGGATACCTTGGTTTTAGATGAAGCAGATAAAATGCTGAATCTTGGATTTCAAGAAGAAATGAAGAAAATACTAAGGATGTTGCCTCTTGATAGACAAAATCTGTTGTTTTCAGCCACTTTGAGTGACGATGTGAGTAGCTTTCAGAAAGGTTTATTGAAGCAACCTTTAGTGATCAAATTGGTGGAAGATATTCATGATGTGGGTTTGATTGACCAAACGGCTTATATAGTTCCTACTGAAAAGAAAGGGCCGCTACTTCGTCAATTAATTAAAAGCAAAGACATGCATCAGGTGCTCATTTTTGCTTCTTCTGCCTATCAAGCTGAACATATTGCTGATAAACTAAGAAGAAATGCCATCCATGCTACTGCCATGCATGGAAAGAAAAGCCAGAATGCCAGAACAGAAAATTTGAGGAAGTTTAAAACTGGGAAATTAAGAGTATTGGTTTCGACGGATTTATTGGCTCGAGGAATCGATATAGAATTCCTTCCTTATGTAATTAATTACGATTTGCCTCGTTCCCCTAAGGATTATATTCACAGAATTGGTAGAACAGGAAGAGCCGAATCCTCCGGAGAAGCCATCTCTTTTGTTACGCCTGAAGATGAAGCCCATTTTAAAGTGATACAGAAAAGAATGGGCAAATGGGTTGATTTAATTGACTATAAAAGCATTGATTTAAAAGGGTTCTGA